The Montipora foliosa isolate CH-2021 chromosome 1, ASM3666993v2, whole genome shotgun sequence DNA segment AATTTAGGAAATCTTCTGAATTTAGAGATTCTTCATCTGGAGGGAAATCCACTGACCAATATTCCAGAAAATATGAGCAAGCTTGTCAGTTTACGAAAGCTCTACGTGGACAAAACGATTCATATACCCCGGGGAATTTTTCAGCTTCCTAAACTGGAGATTTTGTGAGTGTAATCACCTCAGAACAGACtcttgatgaattattaatgaacttaataatacatgtaccgGTATTTGTTAAAAGAGACCCTTTATAATTAATGCACTTGACACATTATTAGCTCTTAAGCTTCTTTAGCTGACCACAAGTGCTTTACCAATCGGGGACTGTAAATAAAATCAAAAGTTGGTTTTTGATTAGAGGGTAAAACCGCAGTACTTCCTGAGAAATGTCTCTCGGGGTAGATTAAAAACCTACGCGTGGCGTTTATTCCGGCGAGCGCGGGACACCACAGCTCAAAGAATTACAAGCTTCCTCATATATTAAACCTAATTAAGTGTTGATGCTAATAACAAATTCTTTTCACACGATAAAGAAATAATAACTTCTCGGTTCGATCTTTATGGGTCACAGATCATCCATACTTAATGAGGCGTAAACTGGAGGACGGTATTCACACTGCACAAagcaaaaaagataaaaaaaaaaaaaaacagatcagAAATGCAGGCAGTCTTAGGTTGCTAAGAATGAGGCCTTACAAGGGTTTTTGGCGACAAGCGACATCGCTCCAACATTGCAAAAAAATGTAGCGACAATCTTGTTCCAGAACACCGACAGCCGACAGAACCTGACGGAAAAAAAGCCACAATTTGCGACAGCAACAATCCATTTGTAATTTGGACAAAGGgacatgttttcaatttgttatTTCGATACAGCGACATGCCCGACCAGGCCAGTATGATTCTAAATCTTCTCTTCTGTTGGTGTTACGATTAGTCAACACTTGACATACTTGTCATGCATTGAGCGTCGTACCGGTATGTCTGATCTTATTAGAATTAACTATAAGAGGGTGATGTGacgtgctattttctacccatataaaccatgtgagcgttagcactactaatggaaatggacccactcAAGGACCGGGGAAAACTCTGACTAAGGTGGGAATTCgggttaagacaaaaaatgataaattcgataccctgttcaagacaaaaatgccgaaaaacataccctggctggccgcaagtcccattaagcccttataagagagtacccccccccccgggagatCACCGCTGCTAAACCTTTTGTGGTACAACGGTCGACACGTAGTCACGTCAGTCACAAGCTTGTCACGCTCGAGTCGCTTGTGTGCCATGGTCGTTGGTGCTAGAGTTCGATTCTCTGCAACTCGGTACTTTTTATGGCCATTCTTGTTAACGTGGAGTATGTGGAATgggaaaacataaaaaaaaaaaaatcggacaGCTGTCACAGCATtctcaaaaaaagcaaaaagaaggacaaaaagaaTATTAACCTGGTGGTGAAAAATGTATAGCCTCAGCAAACACGACATTTTCCCGAGCTGGCAACCTCTTTCGGCACGTTTAAAAAATGCCTCATCTTTGTTTTGGGAACTGCTGAAGTCAAGTGTATCGTTGAATATTTTGCAATACGTTAATAAGTCATTGACTTGCAAATGAAATATTTTCAATAAGCAGAATAAGATATAGGgttctcaagtgaagctatgatcttcgcagttatgaacgcaatttttacaattgcgtagagaagcctgaaaatttcaggacttcaaccggGCTtcaaccccattgaagtcctgacattttcaggcttctctacgcaattgtaaaaattgtgttcataactgcgaagatcatagcttcacttgatttcatatccgcagttcatgtatgattcatttcatataccatttcatcatataGGGTTCTATAGCCAATTTTGTTTCAGTGTCTAGAAACAATAGCAAATAAAAGATACTCTAAATTCATTGTATAACGAAAGTGGATATGCTTAGAAGTTTTATGGTAATATTTGTTAACGCCTGTCTCAAATAAACACATTTGACCTCATGCAAACTCACGGGAAACTGAAATTTTTCCCTCCCGTGCGTAACCAAAAAGAGTTCCGAGATTGCTCGCCTTATTTCAATTTGTTGTTTCTCcgtaagaaaaatgaaaactcCCATTTTAAAAATTCCGACAAAGAATGTCGTTTCACTGACATTTTGGATACAATGGAATGCACACTTATTAATATTTGCCTGTACGAAAAAAGTCTGGGATACTTTGAAAAGCCAGATCTTGCGAAAAtaaatatcagctgagaaaaaagagaaaaataaagctATTCATGCCCAAATTTAGGTAATCTTGAAAACGGTTAATATTCTACATATCCTCTTTGGTGCAATATTTGCTGAGCCGGAAACAGGAATTTTGACCGGAATAACATCTCAAGGAATAAAtcattgaccatatttggtcaaggaTAGTGTTTTCTAACCAATGAGAATGAGTTGTTTATCGACAGGGAAGTAGGCCTCTTCTCTTAAGCACGGCACGGCCCTCTCAGGGAAAATATCCTGAGTTTTTCGAGCTTCGCTGCACGCTTCCTCATTCTCCTTTGCTAAAATTCTATTCCAGATTTCTCCTACTTATCATGACAGAATCCCACCTCTCAGCAGACGAATTAACTGAAATTCGCGAGGCCTTTGACCAGGTAAAGCTTCGTTACAATTTGTTCTGTTTAGTTAACTTTCAGCGTAGTTGTTGAGATAATAATTAAGCTTGTATATGGGTAAGCGATTTGCTTTTACTGTATTTTTTGCGTTAAGGTCTATGCTCTAACCTCCATCTTCCATGGGGCTTTTTCCCTTGGATGCCTTCGTGTATGTAAAATTCCTGGTGAGCATCATTTAATATTCTTAGTAACTTAGTGCAAATTATAGCATTTTAACTTATGCATTGTCAAAAGTTTGACTTAGATCGCAATGGTCACATCACCTCGAAGGAAATTGGGACGGCGTTGAAATGTCTTGGAGAAGAAATACCTGGCTACAAATTACGTGATATAGTTAAAGAGGTGGACGCGGATAACAATGGAACCGTAGAATTCAACGAATTTCTTGAGGTGGGTTCTGGCCGATAATGATATGATAAGATAATGGAAACATTTCTCGTGGGAGGGGAATAGCAATAAAACAAACTAATTTGCTAACGATAGCTTAATCTGTTCGTACTAATGATGGACATTTTAGCCGTGTGCATTCGTGGGGTTAAGCTTATTTAGAAggataattttaagaaattttaTAAAGTGGCCGTAATTTTTGCCATCAGATATGGCTTGAATACtaacttactaaccgagcgcgagggccgtactggggaatattggcccgaggtcgtggcagtacgggctgagcgcagcgaggtccgtacaaaaaccaccgagggccaatatttcccagtacggttccgagcaagtgaggttagtaagttgtttattatatggctttttaatttaccttttgctttgtttttgcaagcgggcattacgggagaataatgccctacaattaagtcacaattagccaatcagagcgcgcgttatatcagctacaaacacaagcGTGACATAAAGGTGTTTAATGCATTTTTGTtaaactccctgaagaagtctgcGTTAGCAAGACGAAACGCGTCggagaataaacaagttttacagatAAAGTTCACAAAGTGCTGTTCactagtttaatttttttttttcaatttttaaacattttttacaatttttaaaaattgtttaatATTATTGAGGTTGCATCAAAGGGGAGGGAAATTATTGAAGAATCTAAATAAAACTTCTTGATCTACCAAAACTCACTTTGAAAGATGCAAATTTCCATGCGATACAGTCCCCAAGAGAATATGACACTAAAATCATTTtcagtgtgtgtgtgtgtgtgtgtgcccCAAGACTCGTGTTTAGTTATGGTAGATTTTCTGAAAGGATAAAATTGTTCAATTGGTCCCAACCCCAGCTTGAACTCATTTTCTCCTGAGCCTCTTCAGATTCTCTGCAGGCACCTTGGTCTGGAAGGGTTACAGCAAGAAGCAGGATGCAAGTGTAAGGGCGCCTTTGTCAGAACTGTCCGtccagacccatcagtttgcaaaaaaaatgcaacaatttgaaggaacacttgcatgattgACTGCCGACCAGTTAGCTCAATCGAGAGTGGACTTCCGTGCaagaggtcgcgggttcaaaccccgacCGGATCAACACttggggtctttaaataactgaggagaaagtgctgcctttgtaactacatctgcaagtggttagaccgttctagtcttcttggataaggacaataagcaGAAGGTCCTGTCTCTCAGCCCCTGCTCATAAACTCTGTGATActttaaagatcccacacactgtGTAAAGAGATAGGGCACAGAGTTCcctgtgttgtggtctgacctttccggCATGTGGTTGACTTGGAAGGATTAGCTTGATGGGCTTCTGTGCGAATGAGACCCCAaatgtgtataacagccagaagtcagtctacttagccaagtgctggagcctcactcaaacccatgataatccctcgcaatCTTCTGGAGGAGTAGACATCTTTGAAGTATGTCCAATTCCAGTTCCAGTTCCTtccagttctgtcaaatggaaagcatcTGTCACCTTTGTTGTTCTCTGTTCatgggaataataataataataataataataataataataattaataataataataataataataataataataataatcctgtCCTTCCAGATTTACAAGAAAAACAGCAAGAAATTTTCAGCGGGTTCAGAGTTCAAGAAACTAATCAAGAAAAGGGAACAACTTGATGTGTCAGGGGGGACATCTGAAAGCTCAGCTGAGGGAACAAAACACTCGTACTCAGAGGCGGAGAGAATTGCATTCGTTGATTGGATCAACAGTGCTTTGAAAGATGACGCTGAAGCCCGAGTGTACTTGCCTATTAATGCAGCAACCTCGGATGTATTTGAAAAGATTAAAGATGGAATAATTTTATGGTAGGTTtttataaattatatttatGATAGTTTGGTCATCATGGTTATGTTGAGCATTTGAATTAGTTATTGCATATCCCCAAGTTGCAATCAAAAAATATATCTCTTGAGTATTAGGGTTCTGAACCATCCATCAGAGTGAGTGTTGCAAGGCATGGCCTGTGGCTTTAAATCTTCTTCTGAGGATGTAAGAAGTTATGAAcatttgtaaatattagtaAAAAGGCAGAACTTGCTAGATCTttaatcaatgatgaaatgatatatgaaatggatcatatatgaactgcggatatgaaatcaagtgaagctatgatcttcgcagttgtgaacgcaatttttgcaattgcgtagagaagcctgaaaaatttaggacttcaacagggtttgaacacgtgacctcacgataccggtgcgatgctctaaccaactgagctatgaagccactgacattgggagttggtcatttgtgggttccaatgttcccttgaggaatgaatcaacgatgaaatgatatatgaaatggatcatatatgaactgcggatatgaaatcaagtgaagctatgatcttcccagcttccaacgtcagtggctttatagctcagttggttagagcgtcgcaccggtatcgtgaggtcacgggttgaaaccccgttgaagtcctgaatttttcaggcttctctacgcaattgcaaaaattgcgttcataaatgatcatagcttcacttgagatCTTTAATGTTTGTCAGCTGGTGTACTATACTACTACGTGTAtagtaaggaaaaaaaacagtacCCTTTCATTGAATACTGTTGGCTGCAGGTTGGACTGTTCCTCAGTCATATTGTTTCTAGTCTTAAGCCATTCAAGCCTAAATTAAGCAACCCCAATtgtgagtaaaattgtctggcattagccagagtaaaatctacaaatCTCATTTTCAGGTGAGGAAGGGTTTAAGAGGTGATAGTTTTTTAGTGGTCCTCAATGTTGTTAAACTTGAGTTTTCTATAATAAATTATCCTTTTTGCAGATCCTACATGTAGACTGTGTAACTCTCCAAAGTTTTGAGAATCTTATTGAAAATTTTGAATGTTTAACTCATTTGTTGCAGCAAGATGATCAATTTGTCTGTGCCGGACACCATTGATGAACGTGCAGTAAATAAACCAAAATCCGGAAAATTAAGCATCTACAAAATTCATGAAAACATGACGTTGGCATTGAATTCAGCTCGATCTATTGGATGTAATATTGTAAACATTGGTGCTGAGGATTTGGAAAAAGGCAAACCACATCTTGTTCTTGGAGTTCTGTGGCAAATCATCAGAGTGAGTTTGTTGGCATCTGTTTTTGATGATAAACAATATGTGATTGGGGGTTGAAcctaaaaaaaattttctttgggGGTacttttttagacctgtaacaGTCGAGCTCCATCTGAATCTGAAAAAAGTAGAAATCATTCTGTTTACATATTTCTTACCTTATATATTTCAAGTTATCTTAacatgttctttcattaaaaaatcacaaaaaatacgCAGAAAACATGTGACTAACCTGACACTATTGCCTGAcactatttgttttgttgtacCCAGACCCAAGCACGCCCCTGAGCTTAACTTTGCGCAAGTTTGGAGACATTGATATTAAACTGcacaattttgttattttaaaaattcatatttaaattggAAAATGATTTCATATGTGTTACTTTCACTTCAATATTTGTCTTTTCGATTTACTGGCAAAAGTCGGGAGGCTTTCTATTCATGACAGAGCAATGATAAGGAAAAACCGTTTACAACACGAGTGATTGAGTTCCACCCTGGAATAGACCGACCTGCTGTTGGAAGTAAAATGTCAAATTCAAGTTACCAAAGGTCTTAAGTTCCAAATTTGGAAGATAACATGTTTATAAGTTTCTCTGACTTCAGCTAAGTAAATTTCAATCGCCAGTCGACGATGCAGAGTTTCTTCTGTGTGAACTCTTATACTCTTTTATTACTAAAATAACTTTGTACATTTACTGAAAGTGCTAGTATATTATATTGAATAAATATTATTGGATTTATGGGTTATGATCTTGTTTGGAAATCCAGTCAGGAGGGGGGTCTTTTGCCTTGGGAATCCAGGGGGAGGGAAGTCCAATGCTTTTGGAAATGcaggtgggaggggggggggggttgaaaaACGTGCCCATccaccgggggggggggggggggcagtgcaaattttttctggaataacccaTTGGGAATGTGCCCCTTATTGCTTAAGTCCATCAAATTGCATTTAACTGCATTAAAAAGTGCAATatcctttttcactttttttaaaagtgcAGCAACATGTGAGGAACAAAGTGAATGTTGGATTTTCTGCTGCTTCACTGCAAGTGTTCACTGTACTGTTTTCGTGTAGAATGAAGAATAGTTTTTGTGAGCTAAATGGAATTCTGAACTATCTTTCCTGGTTAGTCATGAAATATTTTAATTACTGTATTTCTTAGATTGGTTTGTTTGCCAATATTTCATTAACCAATGTACCTGGTTTGGCTCGTCTTTTGATGGAAGGGGAGACCATTAACGATCTCATGGCTTTATCTCCTGAAGAAATTCTTTTGCGATGGTTCAACTACCACTTAGAACAAGCAGGACATCATCGAAGGGTGCATAATTTCAGCGATGACATCAAGGTACATGTAACCTCTTGTGAAAAATTTATATTATGATAAATATTATAGTTTCTtagccatgttggtgtctccAAATCCTGAATCTGTTCTCCTTACAAGATGCCCTGTGCCCTTCATTGAATTATTTACTATTGGTTGCCAAAGGATATATATGGGTCAGTCACTGCAGAAGAAGTCAGACACTTCCATGCTCGATTGCTTTCAAATCCATGGTTAAAGTATGAAACAGAAATGTTTCTGTCCCTTGAAACTAATATTTTTGACAAATTCAATAAAAAGTGGCTTCATGGTGTGGGCTCTTCACGTACATGGGGTATGTGAGTAGTTTTTGGAAGGACTAGGGTGAGTTTGAATCGAGtgtagtaaaaccaaaaccaaagtaattactttagccaatcaaaaaggacggagacaatccagtaaaccaatcaaaactcgaagtaattacacgtagccgacacaaggcgcgggaaaatgtgcacgtgcgagccacgattggttttggtttcacttgtgattggttgaaaaagtggcacgagaactttgaaccaatcactgagtgaagtaatgcaaaaccaaagcaattcgctaattactttcgacagtcaattgaaaactgctctatactaaaataataatgataacaactGCATTGAcacttaacccattgatgcTTCGAACGCCCTAGGTTGCTTctagttgatgagtaaaatcatctggcattagaattaaatctgtcaagtctcactcctagtAGTCAATAGGTTAAACACTTATGATCCTTTTTATTATCACTGTAACTGAAGTTGTTGGCAGTGTATGTTTAGTAGTGTAGGTAATGGAACTGTGAGTAATCTTGTATTTTAttaataatagtagtagttagtgtaataataaaaataataataaaaataataataataataataataataataataatgataataataataatcatcatcatcatcaatccaattttgatccgggtttatccccATAATTgggggtggccggatttaccccactttgtcagcaatctttctaactcccactctccatctcactcgattcatggcgtcctttttctccaaaccaacaCTCCTGCTCTCCTTTTCCACTTGCATCTTCCATGTCTTCTTTGGTagtcctcgcttcctcttgcccttcacttcgaactccaacgcttttctcagaaTGTGCCCATCttccctcctcaacacatgcccgtaccatctcactccatttgcctttgccatctgaaccactgtttccttcactcccaacatctccatcagttttgcgccacacattgctctcgccataataatagtaataaataataataataataataataataataatattaatgataacaataattagATGGCCTGAGTGTACTTTGGATAGCCTTACTTTCATATACAGGGCTACAGATCTTTGCGGGTTAACTTTTGTCTGATTATCTACTCTTTTCTAACTATATAATTATGTTGTCTTTCTCTTCCTCAAATTTGAAGATTTTCTCTGTTGAAAAAAAAGCCACTAAGAAGTCCTACTGGTAAAACTATGTGTATTGTGGGCTCGTAATTTTTGTCCTTGTATAGGAAATGTTACCTTAGTTGAAATATTTTGTGTATTTCCCTCTAGGATTCTGAGTGCTACAGCGTTCTTCTTCAGCGCATTACTCCTCCTGAAATGTTTGTTGACACCCACCCTATGCGAGTAAGTCCAAAAAATACAAGTGTTTTGAAGTACATAATTACAGCTTACAGggttttcaatttttgtttgtgtgtgtttttcttttttttttccatcagtTTTTCCACTGACTGGTTGCtttggttgagcattggactTCCGTACAGGAGGTCCTGGGTTCAACCCCGGCCAggccaacactcagggtcttaaaagaactgaggagaaagtgctgcctttgtgatgacatctgcaaatggtagACTTTCTAGTGTTCTCGGACAAGGACGATAAACTGTATACCCCATCTCACAACACTGTTTTGTTGATTTaccctgtgggatgttaaagaatcCCCACATGTATGTATGTGAAGAGtgagggcatggagttcccagtGCTAGtatggtcaggcctcatttaaTTCATTCATGGGTTGGGTGATATCGCTAATGGACAGCCACCAGCACCAGTATTTGCTGATGTCTGATCTCCTCCATAAATTTATTGCTTGTAAAGCACATTGGAATATGTATGGAGAAAGTGTGCTATTTAAATTTGTTACCATTACCACTATTCCTCTTTGTTGTTTACATGAAAAGCTGAAACCGCAATGTTGCAATTTCCTTCTTGAGCCGAGTGGCAAGTATTTTCaagagtcaatgagtcaacgagttagtgcagttagttaaaccataaaatgaaagctaaaatttcagagagtgcttaggcctaatcactgaaacgagggcttaggcttaatcaacaaattattgctatattgactgtgagtccattgactcatgactcattgactcatagactcatttgactcataaaacatgcgttctctcTTGAGCCACACCCAAATTGAGTTGTGGCATCACATCAGGTGTTTCTTATGGCATTCTGAAAGGGAAGAGAGAACAATTCTAAAAAAAACCAAGAGTATTAAACGTaagggtttcattagaagccagGTCACCGGTGGTATGCCGCtctctgtttgtcagaaatttgccccTCACTGCCAGCTACTccgccttgattttcactcaaaccctcgtaaaagacaagagtgactgCCACTTTCATTGATTAGCccaggcatctacttcaaaagttgTTGAAACCCCTGTAAACCACATTCACatgcaagtacatgtacaggtgAATTTGAGAACTTGGAGGGTTGAGGTTCTCCAGAGACTCCCCAATCACTTGGATTTGCTCTTGCTATAATTTCAAGCCCTGGGTAGAATTCAGGGCAAAGAAAAGTAGCTAAATTTCATTCTTATTAATAGTAATAGTCATTATTACCCTCATCATCAGTTTTTGCTGAGAAAAAGTTAACTAGTGTTCATTGCAGTTTGTAATGGAATATATTATAAGAGAAAATCAAAGACAGAACATAGGTTGCCTGTAActgagttttaataataataataataataataataataataataataataataataataataataataataataatcagaagaagaagaatttgaaTGGCCATTTAACCTTTGTCtaaaaagaaaaccagaagAAAACCTGATGACTACGTACTAACACTAATAAGTATTTTTGATCAGTTGGTGGTGTAGATTAATTAATGTAGGTGGATCATGACTGTGTAGTGTTTCTATTCATATTTGGTAGGAAAGCGATCACACTAAGAGAGCTGAGAAAATGCTGCAAATGGCAGACAAAATTGGTTGCAGAAAATTTGTACGCCCCAAGGTAAGTTGTATGTTTCTATGCCTAGAAAAAAACTGACTAGTATAGCCCTAGGATATCAATTGCTGCaatttattataatattttCATAACAGAATGATGTACCGGTATGCATATATGTGCTTAATGTAATGAAAAGCTAAGAGGAATATAGttattactttaaaaaatagttCATTGCTGTTTTGTGACCATTACTCAAAGTGAGATTCCTTCATACAGCAAGTTGCATTCTGGTTGCTGCATGGTGCATACTTGTTAAAAGGGCAATGCATTATGGTAAAAAGCCAGTAAAGTCAAAACAATGAGATGTTCTGAACATTTGTagatttgttttgaattctGATTGTGGTATTGCTAACTTATTTCATACTTGCTGCACAACAATATAATATTAATGATGAAATCAGTTTAGCATGAAAAGTCAACTTTGAAAGTTAAACCCATTGGTGATGGCAATTAACCTCAAGTTAAATCACATCTACTTATTTTGATTTCATTGCTTTTTAGGAAGTTGTAGCTGGAAATTCCAAACTTAACATGGCCTTTGTCGCAAACTTGTTCAACACTTACCCTGGATTGCCTCCTATGGATGCTGACTTAATTGAGGAAGTCATGGAAGAAGCACGAGAAGAAACCCGCGAGGAACGAAGTTAGTGAAGGCCTTATGGGAAACTATCACAATTTAATCGGGCTTCATTAAAAGTTTATCGTTcactgagtttttgtttctttaccaAGTGGGACTGAGACTTGTCAATTA contains these protein-coding regions:
- the LOC138005625 gene encoding plastin-3-like — protein: MTESHLSADELTEIREAFDQFDLDRNGHITSKEIGTALKCLGEEIPGYKLRDIVKEVDADNNGTVEFNEFLEIYKKNSKKFSAGSEFKKLIKKREQLDVSGGTSESSAEGTKHSYSEAERIAFVDWINSALKDDAEARVYLPINAATSDVFEKIKDGIILCKMINLSVPDTIDERAVNKPKSGKLSIYKIHENMTLALNSARSIGCNIVNIGAEDLEKGKPHLVLGVLWQIIRIGLFANISLTNVPGLARLLMEGETINDLMALSPEEILLRWFNYHLEQAGHHRRVHNFSDDIKDSECYSVLLQRITPPEMFVDTHPMRESDHTKRAEKMLQMADKIGCRKFVRPKEVVAGNSKLNMAFVANLFNTYPGLPPMDADLIEEVMEEAREETREERTFRNWMNSIGVSPYVNNLYRDLCSGLVLLQLYDIVQPGVVNWEKVNRPPFKQMGGKMKKIENCNYAVDVGKQMKFSLVGVGGEDIHDCNETLTLAVVWQQMRAYTLALLSKLTADGKTMADKDIVDWVNNKLQEANKSSKIANFKDPSIATSQAVLDLVDAIKPGVVDYGLVSAGETDEERHENAKYALSVARKIGATTYALPDDLAEVKPKMVLTVFACLVATALAME